One genomic region from Camelus bactrianus isolate YW-2024 breed Bactrian camel chromosome 3, ASM4877302v1, whole genome shotgun sequence encodes:
- the SLC9A3 gene encoding sodium/hydrogen exchanger 3 isoform X2 codes for MLGRGALGPAWGLLLALSVLPRARGVEEEPGGAHGETQGFQVVTFEWHHVQDPYIIALWILVASLAKIGFHLSHKVTSVVPESALLIVLGLVLGGIVWAADHIASFTLTPTLFFFYLLPPIVLDAGYFMPNRLFFGNLGTILLYAVIGTVWNAATTGLSLYGVFLSGLMGDLDIGLLDFLLFGSLIAAVDPVAVLAVFEEVHVNEVLFIIVFGESLLNDAVTVVLYNVFESFVTLGGDKVTGVDCVKGIVSFFVVSLGGTLVGVVFAFLLSLVTRFTKHVRIIEPGFVFVLSYLSYLTSEMLSLSAILAITFCGICCQKYVKANISEQSATTVRYTMKMLASGAETIIFMFLGISAVDPLIWKWNTAFILLTLVFISVYRAIGVVLQTWILNRYRMVQLEIIDQVVMSYGGLRGAVAYALVVLLDENKVKEKNLFVSTTLIVIFFTVIFQGLTIKPLVQWLKVKRSEQREPKLNEKLHGRAFDHILSAIEDISGQIGHNYLRDKWSNFDRKFLSKILMRRSAQKSRDRILNVFHELNLKDAISYVAEGERRGSLAFIRSPSTDNMVNVDFSTPRPSTVEASVSYLLRENVSTVRLDMQSLEQRRQSVRDTEDMVTHHTLQQYLYKPRQQYKHLYSRHELTADEDEKQDKEIFHRTMRKRLESFKSAKLGVNPHKKAAKLYKRERAQKRRNSSIPNGKLPMVSPLQDFTIKEKDLELSDPEEPPNYDAEEMSGGIEFLANITQDTATDSPSGIDNPVFCPDEDPSILSRVPPWLSPGETVVPSQRARVQIPHSPGNFHRLAPFRVSGKSVDSFLLADGSEEQSHAALPESTHM; via the exons gCTTCCATCTGTCCCACAAGGTCACCAGTGTCGTCCCTGAGAGCGCACTGCTCATCGTGCTGGGCCTGGTGCTGGGCGGCATCGTCTGGGCGGCTGACCACATCGCCTCCTTCACCCTCACACCCACCCTCTTCTTCTTCTACCTGCTGCCCCCCATCGTGCTGGATGCTGGCTACTTCATGCCCAACCGGCTCTTCTTCGGGAACCTGGGCACCATCCTGCTATACGCGGTCATCGGCACCGTGTGGAACGCGGCCACCACCGGCCTGTCGCTCTATGGCGTCTTCCTCAGCGGCCTGATGG GAGACCTGGACATCGGGCTGCTGGACTTCCTCCTGTTTGGCAGCCTGATCGCGGCTGTGGATCCGGTGGCTGTCCTGGCCGTGTTTGAGGAGGTACACGTCAACGAGGTGCTGTTCATTATCGTCTTCGGGGAGTCGCTGCTCAATGACGCTGTCACCGTG GTCCTGTACAACGTGTTTGAATCTTTCGTGACGCTGGGTGGTGACAAGGTGACTGGCGTGGATTGTGTGAAAGGAATAG TGTCCTTCTTCGTGGTGAGCCTGGGGGGCACGCTGGTGGGGGTCGTCTTCGCCTTCCTGCTCTCGCTGGTGACGCGGTTCACCAAGCACGTGCGCATCATCGAGCCTGGCTTCGTCTTCGTGCTCTCCTACCTGTCCTACCTCACCTCCGAGATGCTGTCCCTGTCAGCCATCCTGGC CATCACCTTCTGTGGCATCTGCTGTCAGAAGTATGTGAAGGCCAATATCTCAGAGCAGTCGGCCACCACCGTGCGGTACACCATGAAAATGCTGGCCAGCGGGGCCGAGACCATCATCTTCATGTTTTTGGGCATCTCAGCCGTGGACCCCCTCATCTGGAAGTGGAACACGGCCTTCATTCTCCTGACACTGGTCTTCATCTCCGTGTACCGGGCCATCG GTGTCGTACTGCAGACCTGGATTCTGAACCGGTACCGGATGGTGCAGCTGGAGATCATAGACCAGGTGGTCATGTCCTACGGCGGCCTTCGCGGGGCTGTGGCTTACGCCCTGGTGGTCCTTCTGGATGAGAACAAGGTCAAGGAGAAGAACCTGTTCGTCAGCACCACCCTCATCGTCATCTTTTTCACCGTCATCTTCCAG GGCCTGACCATCAAGCCCCTGGTGCAGTGGCTGAAGGTGAAGAGGAGTGAGCAGCGAGAGCCCAAACTCAATGAGAAGCTGCATGGCCGg GCCTTTGACCACATCCTCTCGGCCATCGAGGACATATCAGGGCAAATTGGACACAACTACCTCAGAGATAA GTGGTCCAATTTTGATCGGAAATTCCTCAGCAAAATCCTCATGAGAAGGTCAGCTCAAAAGTCCCGGGATCGGATTCTGAATGTTTTCCACGAGCTCAACTTGAAGGATGCCATCAGCTACGTGGCCGAG GGAGAGCGCCGCGGGTCCCTGGCCTTCATCCGCTCCCCCAGCACTGACAACATGGTCAACGTGGACTTCAGCACCCCGCGCCCCTCAACTGTGGAGGCCTCTGTCTCCTACCTCCT GAGGGAGAACGTCAGCACTGTGCGCCTGGACATGCAGTCCCTGGAGCAGAGGCGGCAGAGCGTCCGCGACACCGAGGACATGGTCACTCATCACACGCTGCAGCAGTACCTGTACAAGCCCCGGCAGCAG taTAAGCATCTCTACAGTCGACACGAGTTAACTGCGGACGAGGACGAGAAGCAGGACAAGGAGATCTTCCACAGGACCATGCGGAAACGCTTGGAGTCCTTCAAGTCGGCCAAGCTGGGGGTGAACCCGCACAAGAAGGCCGCGAAGCTGTACAAGAGGGAGCGTGCTCAGAAGCGG AGAAACAGCAGCATTCCCAACGGGAAACTGCCGATGGTGAGCCCCCTGCAGGATTTCACCATTAAGGAAAAAG ATTTGGAACTTTCGGACCCTGAGGAACCCCCCAACTATGATGCCGAGGAGATGAGTGGGGGGATCGAGTTTCTGGCAAACATCACGCAAGACACAGCGACAGACTCCCCTTCAG GAATTGACAACCCCGTGTTTTGCCCGGACGAGGACCCGAGCATCCTTTCCAGGGTACCACCCTGGCTGTCCCCCGGGGAGACGGTGGTGCCCTCCCAGAGGGCCCGTGTGCAGATTCCCCATTCTCCCGGCAACTTCCACCGCCTGGCACCCTTCCGCGTCAGCGGCAAGTCTGTGGACTCCTTCCTGCTGGCGGACGGCTCCGAGGAGCAGTCCCACGCGGCCCTGCCGGAGTCCACACACATGTAA
- the SLC9A3 gene encoding sodium/hydrogen exchanger 3 isoform X1 has product MLGRGALGPAWGLLLALSVLPRARGVEEEPGGAHGETQGFQVVTFEWHHVQDPYIIALWILVASLAKIGFHLSHKVTSVVPESALLIVLGLVLGGIVWAADHIASFTLTPTLFFFYLLPPIVLDAGYFMPNRLFFGNLGTILLYAVIGTVWNAATTGLSLYGVFLSGLMGDLDIGLLDFLLFGSLIAAVDPVAVLAVFEEVHVNEVLFIIVFGESLLNDAVTVVLYNVFESFVTLGGDKVTGVDCVKGIVSFFVVSLGGTLVGVVFAFLLSLVTRFTKHVRIIEPGFVFVLSYLSYLTSEMLSLSAILAITFCGICCQKYVKANISEQSATTVRYTMKMLASGAETIIFMFLGISAVDPLIWKWNTAFILLTLVFISVYRAIGVVLQTWILNRYRMVQLEIIDQVVMSYGGLRGAVAYALVVLLDENKVKEKNLFVSTTLIVIFFTVIFQGLTIKPLVQWLKVKRSEQREPKLNEKLHGRAFDHILSAIEDISGQIGHNYLRDKWSNFDRKFLSKILMRRSAQKSRDRILNVFHELNLKDAISYVAEGERRGSLAFIRSPSTDNMVNVDFSTPRPSTVEASVSYLLRENVSTVRLDMQSLEQRRQSVRDTEDMVTHHTLQQYLYKPRQQYKHLYSRHELTADEDEKQDKEIFHRTMRKRLESFKSAKLGVNPHKKAAKLYKRERAQKRRNSSIPNGKLPMVSPLQDFTIKEKDLELSDPEEPPNYDAEEMSGGIEFLANITQDTATDSPSGIDNPVFCPDEDPSILSRVPPWLSPGETVVPSQRARVQIPHSPGNFHRLAPFRVSGKSVDSFLLADGSEEQSHAALPESTHM; this is encoded by the exons gCTTCCATCTGTCCCACAAGGTCACCAGTGTCGTCCCTGAGAGCGCACTGCTCATCGTGCTGGGCCTGGTGCTGGGCGGCATCGTCTGGGCGGCTGACCACATCGCCTCCTTCACCCTCACACCCACCCTCTTCTTCTTCTACCTGCTGCCCCCCATCGTGCTGGATGCTGGCTACTTCATGCCCAACCGGCTCTTCTTCGGGAACCTGGGCACCATCCTGCTATACGCGGTCATCGGCACCGTGTGGAACGCGGCCACCACCGGCCTGTCGCTCTATGGCGTCTTCCTCAGCGGCCTGATGG GAGACCTGGACATCGGGCTGCTGGACTTCCTCCTGTTTGGCAGCCTGATCGCGGCTGTGGATCCGGTGGCTGTCCTGGCCGTGTTTGAGGAGGTACACGTCAACGAGGTGCTGTTCATTATCGTCTTCGGGGAGTCGCTGCTCAATGACGCTGTCACCGTG GTCCTGTACAACGTGTTTGAATCTTTCGTGACGCTGGGTGGTGACAAGGTGACTGGCGTGGATTGTGTGAAAGGAATAG TGTCCTTCTTCGTGGTGAGCCTGGGGGGCACGCTGGTGGGGGTCGTCTTCGCCTTCCTGCTCTCGCTGGTGACGCGGTTCACCAAGCACGTGCGCATCATCGAGCCTGGCTTCGTCTTCGTGCTCTCCTACCTGTCCTACCTCACCTCCGAGATGCTGTCCCTGTCAGCCATCCTGGC CATCACCTTCTGTGGCATCTGCTGTCAGAAGTATGTGAAGGCCAATATCTCAGAGCAGTCGGCCACCACCGTGCGGTACACCATGAAAATGCTGGCCAGCGGGGCCGAGACCATCATCTTCATGTTTTTGGGCATCTCAGCCGTGGACCCCCTCATCTGGAAGTGGAACACGGCCTTCATTCTCCTGACACTGGTCTTCATCTCCGTGTACCGGGCCATCG GTGTCGTACTGCAGACCTGGATTCTGAACCGGTACCGGATGGTGCAGCTGGAGATCATAGACCAGGTGGTCATGTCCTACGGCGGCCTTCGCGGGGCTGTGGCTTACGCCCTGGTGGTCCTTCTGGATGAGAACAAGGTCAAGGAGAAGAACCTGTTCGTCAGCACCACCCTCATCGTCATCTTTTTCACCGTCATCTTCCAG GGCCTGACCATCAAGCCCCTGGTGCAGTGGCTGAAGGTGAAGAGGAGTGAGCAGCGAGAGCCCAAACTCAATGAGAAGCTGCATGGCCGg GCCTTTGACCACATCCTCTCGGCCATCGAGGACATATCAGGGCAAATTGGACACAACTACCTCAGAGATAA GTGGTCCAATTTTGATCGGAAATTCCTCAGCAAAATCCTCATGAGAAGGTCAGCTCAAAAGTCCCGGGATCGGATTCTGAATGTTTTCCACGAGCTCAACTTGAAGGATGCCATCAGCTACGTGGCCGAG GGAGAGCGCCGCGGGTCCCTGGCCTTCATCCGCTCCCCCAGCACTGACAACATGGTCAACGTGGACTTCAGCACCCCGCGCCCCTCAACTGTGGAGGCCTCTGTCTCCTACCTCCT GAGGGAGAACGTCAGCACTGTGCGCCTGGACATGCAGTCCCTGGAGCAGAGGCGGCAGAGCGTCCGCGACACCGAGGACATGGTCACTCATCACACGCTGCAGCAGTACCTGTACAAGCCCCGGCAGCAG taTAAGCATCTCTACAGTCGACACGAGTTAACTGCGGACGAGGACGAGAAGCAGGACAAGGAGATCTTCCACAGGACCATGCGGAAACGCTTGGAGTCCTTCAAGTCGGCCAAGCTGGGGGTGAACCCGCACAAGAAGGCCGCGAAGCTGTACAAGAGGGAGCGTGCTCAGAAGCGG AGAAACAGCAGCATTCCCAACGGGAAACTGCCGATGGTGAGCCCCCTGCAGGATTTCACCATTAAGGAAAAAG ATTTGGAACTTTCGGACCCTGAGGAACCCCCCAACTATGATGCCGAGGAGATGAGTGGGGGGATCGAGTTTCTGGCAAACATCACGCAAGACACAGCGACAGACTCCCCTTCAG GAATTGACAACCCCGTGTTTTGCCCGGACGAGGACCCGAGCATCCTTTCCAGGGTACCACCCTGGCTGTCCCCCGGGGAGACGGTGGTGCCCTCCCAGAGGGCCCGTGTGCAGATTCCCCATTCTCCCGGCAACTTCCACCGCCTGGCACCCTTCCGCGTCAGCGGCAAGTCTGTGGACTCCTTCCTGCTGGCGGACGGCTCCGAGGAGCAGTCCCACGCGGCCCTGCCGGAGTCCACACACAT GTGA
- the EXOC3 gene encoding exocyst complex component 3, with translation MKETDREAVATAVQRVAGMLQRPDQLDKVEQYRRREARKKASVEARLKAAIQSQLDGVRTGLSQLHSALSDVKDIQRSLADVSQDWRQSINTIESLKDVKDAVVRHSQLAAAVENLKNIFSVPEIVRETRDLIEQGALLQAHRKLMDLECSRDGLLHEQYRMDSGNTRDMSLIHSYFGSTQALSDELAKQLWMVLQRCLGTVRRDPTLLVSVVRIIEREEKIDRRILDRKKQTGFVPPGRPKNWKEKMFTVLDRTVTTRIEGTQAGTRESDRMWLVRHLEIIRKYVLDDLIVAKNLMAQCFPPHYEMFSNLLRMYRQALSTRMQELASEDLEANEIVSLLTWVLNTYTSAEMMGNAELVPEVDASNLEPLLSPNVVSALLDTYMSTLTSNIIAWLRKALETDRKDWVKETEPEADQDGYYQTTLPAIVFQMFEQNLQVASQISEDLKTKVLVLCLQQMNSFLSRYREEAQVYKEEHLRNRQHPHCYVQYMIAVINNCQTFKESVVSLKRKYLKSEGEASVSLSQPSMDGLLDAIAKEGCGSLLEEVFLDLEQHLSELMTKKWLLGSNAVDIICVTVEDYFNDFAKIKKPYKKRMIAEAHRRVVVEYLRAVMQKRISFRSADERKEGAERMVREAEQLRFLFRKLASGSGEDVDGYCDTIIAVAEVIKLTDPSLLYLEVSTLVSKYPDIRDEHIGALLAMRGDASRDMKQTIIETLEQGPAQASTDYVPIFKDIVVPSLNVAKLLK, from the exons ATGAAGGAGACGGACCGGGAGGCTGTTGCAACAGCGGTCCAGAGGGTTGCTGGGATGCTTCAGCGCCCAGACCAGCTGGACAAAGTGGAGCAGTATCGCAGAAGAGAGGCCCGGAAGAAGGCCTCTGTGGAGGCCAGACTGAAG GCTGCAATCCAGTCGCAGCTGGACGGGGTGCGCACAGGCCTGAGCCAGCTCCACAGCGCGCTGAGCGATGTCAAGGACATCCAGCGGTCCCTGGCCGACGTCAGCCAGGACTGGAGGCAGAGCATCAACACCATCGAGAGCCTCAAGGACGTGAAGGACGCCGTCGTGCGGCACAGCCAGCTCGCTGCGGCCGTGGAGAACCTCAAGAACATCTTCTCAG TGCCTGAGATCGTGAGGGAGACGCGGGACCTCATAGAGCAAGGGGCACTCCTGCAGGCCCACCGGAAGCTGATGGACCTGGAGTGCTCCCGGGACGGGCTGCTGCACGAGCAGTACCGCATGGACAGCGGGAACACGCGCGACATGAGCCTCATCCACAGCTACTTCGGGAGCACGCAGGCGCTCTCGGACGAGCTGGCCAAGCAGCTGTGGATGGTGCTGCAGAGGTGCCTGGGCACTGTTCGCCGGGACCCCACCCTGCTGGTCTCAGTCGTCAGAATCATcgaaagggaagagaaaatcgACAGGCGCATACTTGACCGGAAGAAGCAGACTGGCTTTGTGCCTCCAGGGCGGCCCAAGAACTGGAAGGAGAAGATGTTCACCGTCCTGGACAGAACTGTGACCACGAGGATTGAGGGCACGCAGGCGGGCACCAGGGAGTCCGACAGGATGTGGCTTGTTCGCCACCTGGAGATCATACGGAAGTACGTCCTGGACGACCTCATTGTCGCCAAGAACCTGATGGCCCAGTGCTTCCCTCCCCATTACGAGATGTTCAGCAACCTCCTGCGCATGTACCGCCAGGCCCTGAGCACACGCATGCAGGAGCTTGCGTCAGAAGACCTGGAAGCCAACGAGATCGTGAGCCTGTTGACATGGGTCTTGAACACCTACACGAG TGCGGAGATGATGGGCAACGCGGAGCTGGTCCCGGAGGTGGACGCCAGCAACCTGGAGCCTTTGCTTTCTCCGAACGTGGTCTCTGCGCTGCTGGACACGTACATGTCGACGCTGACT TCGAACATCATTGCCTGGCTGCGGAAGGCCCTGGAAACAGACCGGAAGGACTGGGTGAAGGAGACTGAACCCGAAGCTGACCAGGACGGCTACTACCAGACCACACTCCCCGCCATCGTCTTCCAG ATGTTTGAACAGAACCTTCAAGTCGCTTCTCAGATAAGTGAAGATTTGAAAACGAAGGTACTAGTTTTGTGTCTTCAGCAAATGAACTCTTTCTTAAGTAG GTACCGGGAGGAGGCGCAGGTGTACAAGGAGGAGCACCTGAGGAACCGGCAGCACCCGCACTGCTACGTTCAGTACATGATCGCTGTCATTAACAACTGCCAGACCTTCAA AGAATCCGTAGTCAGTTTGAAGAGGAAGTATCTGAAAAGTGAGGGGGAAGCAAGTGTGTCCCTGAGCCAGCCGAGCATGGACGGGCTTCTGGACGCCATCGCCAAGGAGGGCTGTGGCAGCCTGCTGGAGGAGGTCTTCCTGGACCTGGAG CAACATCTCAGTGAGCTGATGACGAAGAAGTGGCTGTTAGGCTCGAACGCCGTGGACATCATCTGTGTCACCGTGGAAGACTATTTCAATGATTTTGCCAAAATTAAAAAGCCTTATAAAAAG AGGATGATCGCCGAGGCGCACCGGCGTGTGGTGGTGGAGTACCTGCGGGCCGTCATGCAGAAGCGCATCTCATTCCGGAGCGCTGACGAGCGCAAGGAGGGTGCCGAGAGGATGGTCCGCGAGGCCGAGCAGCTGCGCTTCCTGTTCCGGAAGCTGGCGTCT GGGTCTGGGGAGGATGTGGATGGGTACTGTGACACCATCATCGCCGTTGCAGAAGTCATCAAGCTCACGGACCCTTCTCTGCTCTACCTGGAGGTCTCAACTCTGGTCAGCAAGTACCCAGATATCAG GGACGAACACATCGGTGCCCTGCTGGCCATGCGTGGGGACGCCAGCCGGGACATGAAGCAGACCATCATCGAGACGCTGGAGCAGGGCCCGGCCCAGGCGAGCACAGACTACGTGCCCATCTTCAAGGACATCGTGGTTCCCAGCCTGAATGTGGCCAAGCTCCTCAAGTAG